One genomic region from Spirulina subsalsa PCC 9445 encodes:
- the fabG gene encoding 3-oxoacyl-[acyl-carrier-protein] reductase, translating to MQQLNGQVAIVTGASRGIGRSIALELAAVGAKVVVNYARSSEAADQVVAEIQGTGGEAIALQADVSQEDQAESLIKQTKDQWGQVDILVNNAGITRDTLLLRMKTSEWQEVINLNLTGVFLCTRGVSKLMLKQRRGRIINIASVAGQMGNPGQGNYSAAKAGVIGFTKTIAKELASRGITVNAVAPGFIETDMTHGLQAEEILKFIPLGRYGKPEEVAGLVRFLAADPAAAYITGQVFNVDGGMVMA from the coding sequence TTGCAACAACTCAACGGACAGGTGGCGATTGTCACGGGGGCATCTCGGGGGATTGGGCGGTCTATTGCGTTAGAATTGGCGGCCGTGGGGGCGAAGGTGGTAGTTAACTATGCCCGATCTAGTGAGGCGGCGGATCAGGTGGTGGCTGAGATTCAAGGAACTGGGGGAGAGGCGATCGCACTACAAGCCGATGTCTCCCAAGAAGACCAAGCCGAAAGCCTGATCAAGCAAACTAAAGACCAATGGGGTCAGGTGGATATTTTGGTGAATAATGCAGGAATTACCCGAGATACGCTGTTACTGCGCATGAAAACCAGTGAATGGCAAGAGGTGATTAATCTCAATTTAACGGGGGTGTTTCTCTGTACCCGTGGGGTCAGCAAGTTGATGTTAAAGCAACGGAGGGGTCGTATTATTAATATTGCTTCGGTGGCGGGACAAATGGGCAATCCGGGTCAAGGCAATTACAGCGCGGCTAAAGCGGGGGTGATTGGTTTTACTAAAACTATCGCCAAGGAGTTAGCGAGTCGTGGGATTACGGTGAATGCTGTGGCACCAGGATTTATTGAAACGGATATGACTCACGGGTTACAAGCTGAGGAAATTCTCAAGTTTATCCCCCTCGGTCGTTATGGGAAACCGGAAGAGGTGGCGGGTTTAGTGCGCTTCTTAGCGGCTGATCCGGCGGCGGCCTACATTACTGGACAGGTGTTTAATGTCGATGGTGGGATGGTTATGGCCTAA
- the cysC gene encoding adenylyl-sulfate kinase, with product MNQRGVTLWFTGLSGAGKTTISSAVAEELRSRQCKLEVLDGDIVRQNLTKGLGFSKEDRDENIRRIGFVSHLLTRNGVIVIVSAISPYREIREEVRGRIGDFVEVYVNAPLEVCEARDVKGLYKKARAGEIKQFTGIDDPYEPPLNPEIECRTDQETLEESKAKVLKYLETSGYLTV from the coding sequence ATGAATCAACGTGGTGTCACTTTATGGTTTACAGGTCTGAGTGGTGCAGGCAAAACTACGATTAGTTCTGCTGTGGCCGAAGAATTGCGATCGCGCCAATGTAAACTAGAAGTCCTAGACGGCGATATTGTACGCCAAAATTTAACCAAAGGCTTGGGTTTCAGCAAAGAAGACCGAGACGAAAATATCCGTCGGATTGGTTTTGTTTCCCATCTTCTCACCCGCAATGGGGTAATAGTTATTGTTTCGGCTATTTCCCCCTACCGGGAGATTCGAGAGGAAGTGCGGGGCCGCATTGGGGATTTTGTGGAAGTGTATGTGAACGCTCCCCTAGAAGTCTGTGAAGCGCGGGATGTGAAAGGACTCTACAAAAAAGCGCGGGCTGGGGAAATTAAACAATTTACTGGAATTGATGACCCCTATGAACCCCCCCTCAATCCCGAAATTGAATGTCGCACGGATCAGGAAACGTTGGAAGAAAGTAAAGCTAAAGTCTTGAAATACTTAGAAACCTCTGGCTATCTGACGGTGTAA